In one Lolium rigidum isolate FL_2022 chromosome 3, APGP_CSIRO_Lrig_0.1, whole genome shotgun sequence genomic region, the following are encoded:
- the LOC124701118 gene encoding F-box protein At4g00755-like: MAKDKGNTPDLLDWVGPDISAAIFRLLHHPADLLRASAAQRSWRRFVVENDFCRTLCERLCPEAATLASAVEVSRSSPPPPASPESSDDAGARAAEAEFRIYAHLCGELVANPAGPGRSIDCILHCVGASSTDNFPDETIENTLEPQDRINHRPSYWSSGGQDDGAVPETLTYRLCSDICVVHEIKLQPFKAYFQIGQPIYSSRMVRFRMGHCKLPRGSESFVTEEDENQAVIADENYLWTYTSPEFPMLQENSLQSFKLPRPVLCIGGVVKIELLGGVQKQASDDRYYICVCHAQVVGRSLSPVLMVDISDDGGRSILKYLPAARGLCAEEVMQNKSMDSLEWHALLDRYRHIRHLAIMQVLTGHARFNEQDGGVGLIEQHELGGGDVSDDDHFA; this comes from the exons ATGGCCAAGGACAAGGGCAACACCCCGGACTTGCTCGACTGGGTCGGCCCGGACATCTCCGCCGCCATCttccgcctcctccaccaccccgcCGACCTCCTCCGCGCATCCGCCGCCCAACGCTCCTGGCGCAGATTCG TGGTGGAGAACGACTTCTGCAGGACCCTCTGCGAGCGGCTATGCCCAGAGGCGGCCACCCTGGCATCCGCCGTCGAGGTGAGCAGatcatccccgccgccgccggcgtccccCGAGTCAAGCGACGACGCCGGGGcccgggcggcggaggcggagttcCGGATCTACGCGCACCTCTGCGGGGAGCTCGTCGCCAACCCCGCAGGCCCCGGCCGATCCATCGACTGCATCCTGCACTGCgtcggcgcctcctccaccgacaACTTCCCCGACGAGACCATCGAGAACACCCTCGAGCCGCAGGACCGCATCAACCACCGACCCTCGTACTGGTCCAGCGGCGGACAGGATGACGGGGCCGTGCCCGAGACGCTCACCTACAGGCTTTGCTCTGACATCTGCGTCGTCCACGAGATCAAGTTGCAGCCGTTCAAAG CATACTTTCAGATTGGCCAACCTATATACTCTTCAAGGATGGTCCGATTCCGGATGGGCCACTGCAAACTTCCTCGTGGATCTGAATCATTTGTCACGGAGGAGGATGAGAACCAGGCAGTTATTGCTGATGAAAACTATCTGTGGACTTACACCTCGCCCGAGTTCCCTATGCTGCAG GAAAATTCACTACAATCGTTTAAACTGCCGCGCCCAGTCCTTTGCATTGGTGGTGTAGTGAAAATTGAACTGCTGGGAGGAGTGCAGAAGCAAGCCAGTGATGATCGGTATTACATTTG TGTCTGCCATGCTCAAGTGGTCGGCCGTTCACTTTCACCAGTCCTCATGGTCGACATCTCCGACGATGGTGGCCGCTCAATCCTCAAGTACCTGCCGGCAGCCAGAGGCCTGTGTGCGGAGGAGGTGATGCAGAACAAGTCGATGGACTCGTTGGAGTGGCACGCTCTCCTCGACAGGTACAGGCACATAAGGCATCTGGCGATCATGCAGGTTCTCACGGGGCATGCACGGTTCAATGAACAAGACGGCGGCGTTGGGCTCATTGAACAGCATGAATTAGGCGGCGGGGACGTCTCGGACGACGACCATTTCGCCTAG